In one window of Aceticella autotrophica DNA:
- a CDS encoding DUF1614 domain-containing protein, which produces MTIGYILLTIAGLFVLFGFAHRVLDRMKMTDKWALLIIIGMIIGTLIPSIPLGANISINIGGAIIPMAVAVYLFIKSESLKEKMNAIFASLIAGAAVYIAGRLLPSEPEAMLIEPNYIYGIISGLIAYLFSRSRRCAFIAGVMGVVLSDITQAVINAATARPGLVSIGGAGAVDTVVISMIVAVLLSEVLGETREKLQGGTAKKNTEIDSHLTSTLIDDNDLKDREKDGEKDEKE; this is translated from the coding sequence ATGACTATTGGTTATATATTATTAACTATTGCAGGATTATTTGTGTTATTCGGATTTGCCCATAGGGTTCTTGACAGGATGAAAATGACAGATAAATGGGCATTACTGATAATCATTGGAATGATTATCGGAACACTCATTCCATCAATACCCCTTGGTGCAAATATATCTATAAATATAGGTGGAGCTATAATTCCAATGGCTGTAGCAGTATACTTATTTATTAAATCAGAGTCGCTAAAAGAAAAGATGAATGCAATTTTTGCATCTTTAATAGCAGGCGCAGCGGTTTATATTGCAGGCAGGTTATTGCCCAGTGAACCCGAAGCCATGCTAATTGAACCCAATTATATATATGGCATTATAAGTGGACTTATTGCATATCTCTTTAGCAGATCAAGAAGATGTGCATTTATAGCAGGCGTTATGGGGGTTGTATTAAGTGATATTACACAGGCAGTAATAAATGCTGCAACCGCGCGACCTGGTCTTGTTTCAATAGGTGGTGCAGGTGCGGTTGATACTGTTGTAATATCAATGATTGTTGCAGTTTTATTATCTGAAGTTTTAGGTGAAACAAGAGAAAAATTACAGGGTGGTACTGCCAAGAAAAATACAGAGATTGATTCTCATCTGACAAGCACTTTGATTG